The following are encoded together in the Bacillus cereus group sp. RP43 genome:
- the anmK gene encoding anhydro-N-acetylmuramic acid kinase AnmK: protein MYIAGIMSGTSLDGIDVALVHIEGNGVDSKVELIHFNTVPFCNDIKNEIQHALSIENSNVQLICSLNFKLGLCFANAVKEVCKQADLSLKQLSLIGSHGQTIYHQPAPEGNIISSTFQIGEPAVIAYETNTTVISNFRTMDMAAGGQGAPLVPYSEIILYQHQTKNRLMQNIGGIGNVTVIPSKRSNKSVIAFDTGPGNMVIDEVCQRFFHLPYDQNGGIAKQGVVVDEMLTYCMNHPFLKMNPPKSTGREQFGIEFVNELLKQFEKHSNENILTTVTMFTASSIVHHYKEFIFPLYEIDEIILGGGGSYNETLIKMIRNGLKEEKCEIFIQEDIGYSSAAKEAIAFAVLANETYHCNPSNVPSATGAKKSVVLGNITLHPIRR from the coding sequence ATGTATATTGCAGGGATAATGTCCGGTACATCGTTAGATGGAATAGATGTAGCGCTCGTTCATATAGAAGGGAACGGTGTAGATTCTAAGGTCGAACTCATCCATTTTAATACTGTTCCATTTTGCAATGATATAAAAAATGAGATACAACATGCATTATCAATAGAGAATTCAAATGTGCAACTAATATGTAGTTTAAATTTCAAACTTGGTTTATGTTTCGCCAATGCTGTAAAGGAAGTTTGTAAACAGGCTGATTTGTCGCTAAAACAATTAAGTTTAATAGGTTCTCACGGACAAACGATTTATCATCAACCAGCACCAGAAGGTAATATTATTTCTTCAACATTTCAAATTGGGGAACCAGCAGTTATAGCGTATGAAACGAATACAACGGTTATCTCTAACTTTCGAACGATGGATATGGCAGCAGGGGGACAAGGTGCACCACTTGTACCATATTCAGAGATCATTTTATACCAGCATCAAACTAAAAATAGGCTAATGCAAAATATTGGCGGGATTGGTAATGTTACAGTGATTCCAAGTAAACGAAGTAATAAGAGTGTAATTGCTTTTGATACCGGCCCAGGGAACATGGTAATCGATGAAGTATGTCAAAGATTCTTTCATTTACCATATGATCAAAATGGTGGAATTGCAAAACAGGGAGTAGTTGTAGATGAAATGTTGACATACTGCATGAACCATCCATTTTTGAAAATGAATCCACCAAAATCAACAGGTAGAGAACAGTTTGGAATAGAATTTGTGAACGAATTATTGAAGCAGTTTGAAAAACATAGTAACGAAAATATATTGACGACTGTCACGATGTTTACAGCAAGTTCAATTGTTCATCATTATAAGGAGTTCATTTTTCCATTATATGAAATCGATGAGATAATTTTAGGTGGTGGGGGAAGTTATAATGAGACACTTATCAAAATGATACGGAATGGATTGAAAGAAGAAAAATGTGAAATCTTTATCCAAGAAGATATAGGCTATTCTTCAGCAGCGAAAGAAGCAATCGCATTTGCAGTTTTAGCAAACGAAACGTACCATTGTAATCCGAGTAATGTGCCGAGTGCTACAGGTGCGAAGAAATCTGTTGTTTTAGGGAATATAACTTTACATCCGATAAGAAGATGA
- a CDS encoding BadF/BadG/BcrA/BcrD ATPase family protein: protein MKYMIGVDGGGTKTEAIAFDQDGNEVVRGTSSFGNIIIDFEEAILHIMEAIDQCQKGLINGNCVCICLGLAGISGANTNELTLRLKKKYGTQIEIFNDAIIAHAAALKGKDGILTIGGTGAICIGKKGKVYEYSGGWGHILGDEGSGYWIALQALKRMSLQFDQGVSLSPLSLNIQRQFQLLTPSHIRSIVYTSSKDKVAAIAPLIIQEARNGNDDAHEIMMQAGKELARITVDVYNKMQFKLSTPIAVSGGILRLVPEIYTEFKKCCEERIEELTFVSRSEMAVKGTYYLMKDLYFKV from the coding sequence ATGAAGTATATGATTGGAGTAGATGGCGGTGGAACGAAGACAGAAGCAATTGCTTTTGATCAAGACGGAAACGAAGTTGTAAGAGGTACGAGTAGCTTTGGAAATATAATAATAGATTTTGAAGAAGCAATTTTGCATATTATGGAAGCGATCGATCAATGCCAGAAAGGTTTAATAAATGGGAACTGCGTTTGTATTTGTTTAGGATTAGCGGGTATAAGTGGGGCAAATACAAACGAATTAACATTACGTTTAAAAAAGAAGTATGGAACACAAATTGAAATTTTTAATGACGCTATCATTGCACATGCGGCTGCTTTAAAAGGTAAGGATGGAATATTAACTATAGGTGGTACAGGTGCCATTTGTATAGGAAAGAAAGGCAAAGTGTACGAGTATAGTGGTGGATGGGGACATATTTTAGGAGATGAGGGAAGCGGTTATTGGATTGCTTTACAAGCTTTAAAGAGAATGTCATTACAATTCGATCAAGGAGTTAGCCTTTCTCCATTAAGCTTGAATATTCAAAGGCAGTTTCAACTTTTGACACCGTCTCATATAAGAAGCATAGTATATACTTCTTCAAAAGATAAAGTTGCAGCAATCGCACCATTAATTATTCAGGAAGCGAGAAATGGGAATGATGATGCACATGAAATTATGATGCAAGCTGGTAAGGAATTAGCGAGAATTACAGTAGATGTTTATAATAAGATGCAATTTAAGCTTTCAACTCCAATTGCAGTAAGTGGCGGCATATTGCGTTTAGTTCCTGAAATATATACTGAATTTAAGAAATGCTGTGAAGAAAGGATTGAAGAACTTACATTTGTATCACGATCAGAAATGGCAGTGAAAGGAACATATTATTTAATGAAGGATTTATATTTTAAAGTGTAA
- a CDS encoding class I SAM-dependent methyltransferase codes for MKSETLHTQEDILKMMDSLLRPAVPFWNEFYTNREKDVPFFANVPDENLVSYIQKEWISKGKVLELGCGPGRNAIYLAKQRFDVIAVDLSIEGINWAKERALENGIEIQFVCESIFNLDFQDEYDFVYDSGCLHHIPPHRRINYVDLVKNSLKSGGYFGLTCFAAGDLNERNGSEITDWDVYRGWSLQGGLAYSEEKLREIFKEFEVIEIRKMKQIEQPNNMFGESFLWTALFKKK; via the coding sequence ATGAAAAGTGAAACGTTACATACACAAGAAGATATTTTGAAGATGATGGATTCTTTATTAAGACCCGCAGTACCATTTTGGAATGAATTTTACACGAATAGAGAAAAGGATGTTCCTTTTTTTGCAAATGTTCCAGATGAGAATTTAGTTTCATATATACAAAAAGAATGGATTTCAAAAGGGAAAGTGTTAGAGCTTGGATGTGGTCCAGGAAGAAATGCAATTTATTTAGCGAAACAAAGGTTTGATGTAATAGCCGTAGATTTGTCTATAGAAGGAATTAATTGGGCCAAAGAGAGGGCGTTAGAAAACGGAATAGAAATACAATTTGTTTGTGAATCGATTTTTAATTTGGATTTTCAAGATGAATATGATTTTGTATATGATTCCGGTTGCTTGCATCACATTCCACCACATAGAAGAATCAATTATGTCGATCTAGTTAAAAACTCATTAAAATCGGGTGGTTATTTCGGATTAACATGTTTTGCAGCAGGTGATTTGAATGAGCGAAATGGATCGGAAATAACGGACTGGGATGTGTATAGAGGATGGAGTTTGCAAGGTGGTCTTGCATATTCAGAAGAAAAGTTAAGAGAGATATTTAAAGAGTTTGAAGTAATTGAAATTAGAAAAATGAAGCAAATTGAACAACCAAATAATATGTTTGGAGAATCATTTCTTTGGACAGCATTATTTAAGAAGAAATAA
- a CDS encoding DUF3956 domain-containing protein, whose translation MESCIVFVNGQPFLVLTVAGIEIARLEITLQVALALRVLGIPICG comes from the coding sequence ATGGAAAGTTGTATTGTGTTCGTAAACGGCCAACCTTTTTTAGTACTCACAGTTGCTGGCATCGAAATTGCTAGATTGGAAATTACTCTTCAAGTAGCACTAGCTTTGAGAGTTCTCGGTATTCCAATCTGTGGGTAA
- a CDS encoding family 10 glycosylhydrolase: MIMKRLLMMCCIVILFTPFSFISPHSTYAEVNTTYKKHELRAVWIASVLNIDWPSKTNLPIEKQKQEFTKLLDDVKNIGMNAVVVQIKPTADSFYPSKYGPWSEYITGTQGKDPGYDPLAFMIEEAHKRNIEFHAWINPYRITMNHTDINRLSNNHPARQHPDWVVPYGGKLYYNPGIPDVKNFITEGALEILKNYDVDAIHMDDYFYPYKVVGEEFPDQKTYEMYNNDRFTNIEDWRRNNVNELVKELNTVIKQEKSYVKFGISPFGVWRNIVDDPTGSNTTAGQRNYDDLYADTREWIQKGYIDYITPQIYWNIGFTPAAYDILVDWWVKETNNKPIHLYIGQAAYKINNNSVSAWSDPEEYPKQIALNRQYPQIKGSMHFSLKDINNNPLGVKDRLSKDIYKHPALIPPMPWLDHDPPKQPTLKGAIPRDEGIALGIIDDRDNDAAYYAIYRVNGKNVVDIQDPKNLLTTVRKKPSAEIFVDKTALPGETYTYVVTALDRLHNESISSSKATIKAK; encoded by the coding sequence ATGATTATGAAACGTTTATTAATGATGTGCTGTATCGTCATCTTGTTTACTCCTTTCTCTTTCATTTCCCCTCACTCTACTTATGCTGAAGTAAATACTACTTACAAAAAACATGAATTACGCGCTGTATGGATAGCATCTGTTCTCAACATTGATTGGCCCTCAAAAACTAACTTACCTATCGAAAAACAAAAACAAGAATTTACGAAACTATTAGATGATGTTAAAAACATCGGTATGAACGCAGTTGTCGTACAAATTAAACCAACTGCCGATTCTTTTTATCCTTCCAAATATGGCCCTTGGTCTGAATACATTACAGGTACACAAGGAAAAGACCCTGGTTATGATCCACTCGCATTTATGATTGAAGAAGCACATAAAAGAAATATAGAATTCCACGCATGGATTAATCCATACCGAATAACGATGAATCACACTGATATAAATCGATTATCAAACAATCACCCTGCAAGACAACATCCCGATTGGGTTGTACCTTACGGCGGGAAGCTATATTACAACCCTGGTATTCCAGATGTGAAAAACTTTATAACGGAAGGCGCTTTAGAAATCTTAAAAAATTATGATGTTGATGCAATTCATATGGACGATTATTTTTACCCTTATAAAGTAGTTGGCGAAGAATTTCCTGATCAGAAAACGTACGAAATGTATAATAACGATAGATTTACAAATATAGAAGATTGGCGACGTAACAATGTAAATGAACTTGTAAAAGAATTAAATACTGTTATAAAACAAGAAAAATCATACGTAAAGTTTGGCATTAGTCCGTTCGGCGTATGGCGAAATATAGTTGACGATCCGACTGGCTCTAACACAACCGCAGGCCAAAGAAACTATGATGACCTTTATGCTGACACACGTGAGTGGATACAAAAAGGATATATTGACTACATTACACCTCAAATATATTGGAATATAGGTTTCACCCCAGCTGCATATGACATATTAGTAGATTGGTGGGTTAAAGAAACAAATAACAAACCGATTCACCTATACATCGGTCAAGCGGCCTATAAAATTAATAACAACTCTGTCTCTGCTTGGTCTGATCCAGAAGAATATCCAAAGCAAATCGCTTTAAACCGTCAATATCCTCAAATAAAAGGTAGCATGCATTTTAGCTTAAAAGATATTAATAACAATCCACTAGGAGTTAAGGATAGGCTCTCAAAAGACATATATAAGCATCCTGCATTAATCCCACCTATGCCTTGGCTTGATCATGATCCGCCAAAACAACCTACTTTAAAAGGTGCCATTCCAAGAGATGAAGGTATTGCTTTAGGCATAATTGATGATAGAGATAATGACGCTGCTTATTATGCGATATACCGTGTGAATGGAAAGAATGTAGTTGATATTCAAGATCCGAAGAATTTACTTACTACTGTTAGGAAGAAACCATCGGCAGAAATTTTTGTAGATAAGACGGCTTTACCTGGGGAGACTTATACGTATGTGGTGACTGCTTTAGATCGACTTCATAATGAGAGTATTTCTTCTAGTAAAGCAACTATTAAAGCAAAATAA
- the plsY gene encoding glycerol-3-phosphate 1-O-acyltransferase PlsY, protein MINSMQLLYVVASYLFGNILTAYIVTKWRHNVDIRDEGSGNPGARNMGRVYGKGYFVATFIGDAIKGAIVVYIAKYLFEDATFVMLALLAVIIGHIYPILFKGKGGKGISTFIGGLIAFDYLIALTLIGIFIVFYVIFKGFTKPGLITIACLPICMIFYSYSSVTTILSVLIILLILYVNRE, encoded by the coding sequence ATGATTAATAGTATGCAGTTGTTGTATGTAGTGGCTTCTTATTTGTTTGGAAACATATTGACCGCTTATATAGTAACAAAATGGAGACATAACGTTGATATTCGTGATGAAGGAAGCGGAAATCCTGGTGCAAGAAATATGGGGCGAGTATATGGAAAAGGGTATTTTGTCGCTACATTTATAGGTGATGCGATCAAAGGTGCAATTGTAGTTTATATAGCAAAATACCTTTTTGAAGATGCTACATTCGTAATGCTGGCATTATTGGCTGTTATCATTGGACATATTTATCCAATTTTGTTTAAAGGCAAGGGCGGAAAAGGTATTTCAACATTTATTGGAGGATTAATCGCATTTGATTATTTGATAGCGCTTACTCTAATAGGTATTTTTATTGTATTTTATGTAATATTTAAAGGGTTTACTAAGCCAGGGTTAATTACAATCGCTTGTTTACCAATTTGCATGATTTTTTATTCTTACTCTAGTGTTACGACTATTTTAAGTGTACTTATTATTCTACTTATTCTATATGTAAATCGAGAATAA
- a CDS encoding PTS sugar transporter subunit IIC gives MNKFVTFLDKNLSGPMARLSEQRHLQAIRDGVISALPFIIVGSFFLIVAFPPLPKDSFISVWALKNQTSILIPYRLTMFIMSLYIAFGIGYNLAKSYKLDALSGAQLAVCSLLLTLTPELIDKKGFMLPMTNLGGHGLFVTMIVSILSVEILRFCKTKNVMIKMPEQVPPSVSRSFEALIPAAFVIIIMSLVTVVFSIDLHHVVDKLAAPLVKAGDSYFGVIIPVFLITFFWSFGIHGVSVVGTVARPLWEVYLGKNGEAVASGADQLPFISPEPLYQWFIWIGGSGATLGLVLAMIVFGRSKYSKALSRTCIVPGIFNINEPVIFGLPIVLNPILIIPFIITPLVTATVAYSATVMGFVTPTHIMPPWTLPAPIGAYLATGGDWRAVVLVFINIAISFLIYLPFFKMYDKNMLEIEKNGEGESVSP, from the coding sequence ATGAATAAGTTTGTCACGTTTCTTGATAAAAACTTATCTGGACCGATGGCAAGGCTTTCTGAACAGAGGCATTTACAAGCAATCCGTGATGGAGTTATTTCGGCGTTACCATTTATTATCGTAGGGAGTTTCTTTTTAATAGTAGCATTTCCACCATTACCGAAAGATAGTTTCATATCAGTATGGGCATTAAAAAATCAAACAAGTATATTAATACCATATCGGTTAACGATGTTTATTATGTCTTTATATATAGCATTTGGAATAGGATATAATTTAGCGAAAAGTTATAAGCTAGATGCTTTATCAGGAGCGCAGCTTGCGGTATGTTCACTGCTATTAACGTTAACCCCTGAATTAATTGATAAAAAAGGATTTATGCTTCCGATGACAAATCTCGGAGGTCATGGATTATTCGTGACGATGATTGTTTCTATTTTATCCGTAGAGATTTTAAGGTTTTGTAAGACGAAAAATGTAATGATTAAAATGCCAGAACAAGTACCGCCATCTGTATCGCGTTCATTTGAAGCACTTATACCTGCTGCATTCGTTATTATTATAATGAGTTTAGTAACTGTCGTTTTTAGCATTGATTTACACCATGTTGTTGATAAATTAGCAGCACCGTTAGTAAAAGCTGGTGATAGTTATTTCGGTGTAATCATTCCAGTGTTTTTAATTACATTTTTTTGGTCATTCGGAATCCATGGTGTGTCGGTTGTTGGAACTGTTGCTCGGCCATTATGGGAAGTATACTTAGGGAAAAATGGTGAAGCAGTTGCTAGTGGAGCAGATCAGTTGCCATTCATATCACCAGAGCCGTTATATCAATGGTTTATATGGATTGGTGGTTCTGGTGCGACGTTAGGTCTTGTATTAGCTATGATTGTATTTGGTCGATCAAAATATTCGAAAGCATTATCAAGAACTTGTATTGTTCCGGGTATTTTTAATATTAATGAACCTGTTATTTTCGGATTACCGATTGTACTAAATCCAATTTTAATTATCCCATTTATCATTACACCACTCGTAACAGCAACTGTTGCATATTCAGCAACTGTGATGGGATTTGTAACGCCAACACATATTATGCCGCCGTGGACATTACCAGCTCCAATTGGCGCATATTTAGCTACAGGTGGAGATTGGCGTGCAGTTGTATTAGTTTTTATAAATATAGCAATATCATTCCTTATTTACCTACCATTCTTTAAAATGTATGACAAAAATATGCTTGAAATTGAAAAGAATGGTGAAGGGGAATCTGTTAGTCCTTAA
- a CDS encoding DUF1232 domain-containing protein, with the protein MEKQTLWKKFKKSSVNLGKSSVYESIILFYTMKKKELPTKAKLIILAALSYYVLTIDFIPDIAAIIGIGLLDDVLAIAVAHKYVMRHADAEIREKSKIKMESLFTSAHI; encoded by the coding sequence ATGGAGAAACAGACACTTTGGAAAAAATTCAAAAAAAGCTCAGTAAACCTCGGTAAATCCAGCGTATATGAAAGTATTATTTTATTTTATACAATGAAAAAGAAAGAGTTACCTACTAAAGCGAAACTCATTATATTAGCCGCTTTATCCTATTACGTATTAACAATCGATTTCATTCCAGATATAGCTGCTATTATTGGGATTGGCTTATTAGATGATGTTTTAGCAATCGCTGTGGCGCATAAATATGTTATGCGACATGCTGATGCTGAAATTAGAGAAAAGAGTAAAATAAAAATGGAGTCATTATTTACTTCAGCACACATTTAA
- a CDS encoding PTS sugar transporter subunit IIB: MKVLFVCSGGMSSAIVVNALKKEAEKKGVHMEVHAIGTNEVEEEVKNGWDVVMVAPQVRHRFESVKKFAEQESIPCGIIPPHAYTPLGGPTLLKTVNELIS, from the coding sequence ATGAAAGTTTTATTCGTTTGTTCTGGAGGAATGTCCAGCGCAATTGTTGTAAACGCTTTAAAAAAAGAAGCGGAGAAAAAAGGTGTGCACATGGAAGTGCATGCAATTGGAACGAATGAGGTAGAGGAAGAAGTAAAGAATGGCTGGGATGTTGTAATGGTTGCACCTCAAGTAAGACACAGATTTGAGTCTGTAAAAAAATTTGCAGAACAGGAATCCATTCCGTGCGGTATTATTCCGCCGCACGCATACACGCCGCTTGGTGGACCGACTTTATTAAAAACTGTAAATGAATTAATTAGTTAG
- a CDS encoding DEAD/DEAH box helicase, whose translation MVYLKNFLELGISETFNHTLRENGITEATPIQEKAIPVIMSGKDIIGQAKTGTGKTLAFVLPILEKIDPECSDVQALIVAPTRELALQITTEIKKMLVQREDINVLAIYGGQDVAQQLRKLKGNTHIVVATPGRLLDHIRRETIDLSNLSTIVLDEADQMLYFGFLYDIEDILDETPDSKQTMLFSATMPKDIKKLAKRYMEEPQMIQIQSEEVTVDTIEQRVIETTDRAKPDALRFVMDRDQPFLAVIFCRTKVRASKLYDDLKGFGYNCAELHGDIPQAKRERVMKSFREAKIQYLIATDVAARGLDVDGVTHVFNYDIPEDVESYIHRIGRTGRAGGSGLAITFVAAKDERYLEEIEKTLGAPLQREIIEQPKIKHVDENGKPQKKQFDKPKKTGQYRQRDSREGSRSGSRNDSRNSSRNDNNRSFNKPSNKNNSAKQGQQRRGR comes from the coding sequence GTGGTCTATTTGAAAAACTTTTTAGAATTAGGAATTAGTGAAACTTTTAATCATACATTACGTGAAAATGGAATTACAGAAGCAACACCGATTCAGGAAAAAGCAATTCCTGTTATTATGTCAGGTAAAGATATTATTGGGCAAGCGAAAACAGGAACGGGTAAAACATTAGCATTCGTGTTACCGATTTTAGAAAAAATCGATCCAGAGTGTAGTGATGTTCAGGCTTTAATTGTTGCACCAACAAGGGAACTAGCACTGCAAATTACAACTGAAATTAAAAAAATGCTTGTTCAAAGAGAAGATATTAATGTACTAGCGATTTATGGCGGACAAGATGTAGCACAACAATTGAGAAAATTAAAAGGTAATACACATATTGTTGTAGCGACACCAGGACGATTATTAGATCATATACGACGTGAAACAATTGATTTAAGTAATCTTTCAACGATTGTACTAGATGAAGCGGATCAAATGCTTTATTTCGGTTTCTTATATGATATTGAAGATATTTTAGATGAGACACCTGACAGTAAACAAACGATGTTATTCTCAGCAACGATGCCAAAAGATATTAAAAAACTAGCGAAGCGTTATATGGAAGAGCCGCAAATGATTCAAATACAAAGTGAAGAAGTAACGGTAGATACAATTGAGCAGCGTGTCATTGAGACGACAGATCGTGCAAAGCCAGATGCACTTCGTTTTGTTATGGATCGTGATCAGCCATTTTTAGCAGTTATTTTCTGTCGTACAAAGGTTAGAGCAAGTAAGCTTTATGATGATTTAAAGGGATTTGGTTATAATTGTGCTGAACTTCATGGTGATATACCTCAAGCGAAACGTGAAAGAGTCATGAAGAGTTTCCGCGAAGCTAAAATTCAGTACTTAATTGCGACTGATGTAGCAGCTCGTGGACTGGATGTAGATGGTGTCACTCACGTATTTAACTATGATATTCCTGAAGATGTAGAAAGCTATATTCACCGTATTGGCCGAACAGGACGTGCAGGTGGATCAGGTCTTGCAATTACGTTTGTTGCAGCGAAAGATGAAAGATATTTAGAAGAAATTGAAAAAACGCTTGGTGCACCACTGCAAAGAGAAATAATTGAACAACCGAAGATAAAACATGTAGATGAAAATGGAAAACCACAAAAAAAACAATTTGATAAACCGAAGAAGACAGGACAATATCGTCAAAGAGATAGCCGTGAAGGTTCAAGAAGTGGTTCAAGAAATGATTCAAGAAATAGTTCGAGAAATGATAACAACCGATCATTTAATAAGCCAAGTAATAAGAACAATAGTGCAAAGCAAGGTCAGCAAAGACGTGGCCGTTAA
- a CDS encoding VOC family protein, which produces MSNINQKITTFLMFEGKAEEAMNFYTSLFDQSEIVNISRYDEKGPGKEGTVIHATFTLNGQEFMCIDSYVKHDFTFTPSMSLYVTCDTEEEIETVFNKLAQDGKVLMPLGSYPFSKKFGWLNDKYGVSWQLTLAGDE; this is translated from the coding sequence ATGAGTAACATAAATCAAAAAATCACTACGTTTTTAATGTTTGAGGGAAAAGCTGAAGAAGCGATGAATTTTTACACGTCGCTATTTGATCAATCAGAAATTGTAAACATCTCTCGTTACGATGAAAAGGGACCTGGTAAAGAGGGAACTGTAATACATGCAACATTCACGTTAAATGGCCAAGAATTCATGTGTATCGATAGTTATGTAAAGCATGATTTTACATTCACTCCATCTATGTCTCTTTATGTAACTTGTGATACGGAAGAGGAAATCGAAACAGTTTTTAATAAACTAGCACAAGATGGAAAAGTTCTTATGCCTTTAGGTTCATATCCGTTTAGTAAAAAGTTTGGCTGGTTAAATGATAAGTATGGCGTATCTTGGCAGTTAACGCTTGCTGGAGATGAATAA
- a CDS encoding aminotransferase class V-fold PLP-dependent enzyme — MGLIYIVADQTWEFESIHKLNYKTFVEEIPQHEETKNRFRIDRFHEENTYLICLDGGKLVGMVAVRGKRPFSLDYKISNLDFYLQEHGEKVYEIRLLSVESEYRNGRALLGLIRFLHRYLLLNGYELALISATTRELPLYEQMGFKPFYTLVGTEAAAFQPMYVTPAMFEESSVGGIMTKEYTFLPGPVDIEENVQKAFSTKPISHRSKSFQVTMENVKKRLLQITKAKRVQLMLGTGTLANDAIALQLRSLKGKGLVLANGEFGNRLIEQAKRAYLNFDTYKKEMGEPFIYTELEKIMATGNYEWLWFVHHETSTGMLNNLEELNILCKKYQMKLCVDCISSIGAIPINLKDVYFASGVSGKAIKSFTGLSFVFHNHMIEKNEAIPAYIDIGMYEMNDSIPYSHSWNLIYALQEALKQFEDEEAFEKIKEAYAYIEQAITTMGLKLVSPKDHAAQIVLTIQLNEGQSSKAVGDALALQGYIVHYESAYLQKNNWIQIACLNHYKERDMKRMLNCLQMCVLKKVLLT, encoded by the coding sequence ATGGGGTTAATTTATATAGTTGCTGATCAAACTTGGGAATTTGAAAGCATACATAAATTGAACTATAAAACATTTGTAGAAGAGATTCCGCAGCATGAAGAAACGAAAAACCGTTTTCGTATAGATCGATTTCATGAAGAAAATACATATTTAATTTGTTTAGATGGTGGGAAATTAGTTGGTATGGTCGCGGTGCGGGGAAAACGACCCTTCTCATTAGATTATAAAATTTCAAATTTAGATTTTTATTTACAAGAGCATGGAGAAAAAGTATATGAAATTCGGTTGCTCTCAGTAGAAAGTGAATATCGAAATGGAAGAGCGCTATTAGGCTTAATTCGCTTTTTACATCGTTATTTACTTCTAAATGGATATGAATTAGCCCTCATTTCAGCCACAACACGTGAGCTTCCTTTATATGAACAAATGGGATTCAAACCTTTCTATACGTTAGTTGGTACAGAAGCAGCAGCTTTCCAGCCAATGTATGTTACACCTGCTATGTTTGAAGAGTCGAGTGTTGGGGGGATTATGACGAAAGAATATACGTTTTTACCTGGCCCAGTAGACATCGAAGAGAATGTCCAAAAGGCATTTTCTACTAAGCCTATTTCCCATCGCTCTAAGTCATTTCAAGTGACGATGGAAAATGTAAAAAAACGATTACTTCAAATAACGAAAGCAAAACGTGTACAACTTATGTTAGGAACAGGAACGTTAGCGAATGATGCAATTGCTTTACAGTTACGTTCATTAAAAGGTAAAGGACTAGTTTTAGCGAACGGGGAATTCGGTAATAGATTAATTGAGCAGGCAAAACGTGCATATTTAAATTTTGATACGTATAAAAAAGAAATGGGAGAGCCGTTTATTTATACAGAATTAGAAAAAATAATGGCAACTGGAAATTATGAATGGCTTTGGTTTGTTCACCATGAAACATCAACTGGAATGTTAAATAATTTAGAAGAACTAAACATTCTTTGTAAAAAGTATCAAATGAAACTATGTGTAGATTGTATAAGCTCAATCGGAGCAATACCAATAAATTTGAAGGATGTATATTTTGCAAGTGGTGTAAGCGGAAAAGCGATTAAATCATTTACAGGATTATCTTTCGTTTTTCATAATCACATGATAGAGAAAAACGAAGCAATACCTGCGTATATAGATATTGGTATGTATGAAATGAATGATAGTATTCCATACTCCCATTCATGGAATTTAATTTATGCACTGCAAGAAGCATTGAAGCAATTTGAAGATGAAGAGGCATTTGAAAAAATAAAAGAGGCGTATGCTTATATTGAGCAAGCTATTACTACTATGGGTTTAAAGCTTGTTTCACCTAAAGATCATGCCGCTCAAATTGTTCTTACCATTCAATTAAACGAAGGGCAGTCTTCTAAGGCAGTAGGCGATGCATTAGCATTACAAGGATATATTGTTCATTATGAATCAGCATATTTACAAAAGAATAACTGGATTCAAATAGCATGTCTGAATCACTATAAAGAACGTGATATGAAGAGGATGTTGAATTGTTTGCAGATGTGTGTGTTAAAGAAAGTTCTTTTAACGTAA